From Pelosinus fermentans DSM 17108, the proteins below share one genomic window:
- a CDS encoding lysophospholipid acyltransferase family protein: protein MIRVFLHYFFKIFFRCRIIGANNIPVAGGAIIASNHVSLFDPPVVGTAFTRSIHFMAKEELFAVPFIRWILKNLNAFPVRRATADRTAIRHAINLLENGELLGLFPEGTRSLTGKLGKPETGLAMIALKAGVPIIPTAVIGTNQVWKEGQLFPRFIVKFGNPIIVNQGKADKETMEKLSDKIMQEISLLLEEKVNF from the coding sequence GTGATTAGAGTTTTTTTGCATTATTTCTTTAAAATCTTTTTTCGCTGCAGAATCATCGGAGCTAATAATATTCCAGTGGCAGGAGGGGCTATTATAGCCTCTAATCATGTGAGTCTCTTTGATCCACCCGTTGTAGGAACTGCTTTTACAAGATCAATTCATTTTATGGCTAAAGAAGAGTTATTTGCAGTACCATTTATTAGATGGATTTTAAAGAATTTAAACGCCTTTCCCGTACGACGCGCTACAGCTGATCGTACTGCTATTAGGCATGCTATCAATTTATTAGAAAATGGGGAGTTGCTTGGTCTTTTCCCAGAAGGAACGCGTAGTCTAACTGGTAAATTGGGTAAACCTGAAACTGGTCTTGCAATGATCGCCTTGAAAGCTGGTGTGCCAATTATACCCACTGCGGTTATTGGTACAAATCAAGTATGGAAAGAAGGGCAGCTATTTCCTCGCTTCATTGTTAAATTTGGCAATCCTATTATTGTAAATCAGGGAAAAGCTGATAAAGAAACGATGGAAAAACTCAGTGATAAAATCATGCAAGAAATTTCTTTGTTGTTAGAGGAGAAGGTAAACTTTTAA
- the cmk gene encoding (d)CMP kinase gives MKKLIIAIDGPAGAGKSTVAQILAHRLHYNYIDTGAMYRGIAWKTIKSDVLNDEVAIGNIAQDINIGLHYGDGKTTVFVDGRDVTAEIRTPEVSRIVSEIAQIKSVRDAMLKLQRKMAGCGGVVMDGRDIGTHVLPNADVKIFLTASIKERAERRWRELTEKGFKVNLEELEQEIMARDKNDSEREFAPLIQASDAVLIDTTTLSIQEAVEAITKLCEERKSLV, from the coding sequence ATGAAAAAGTTAATTATTGCTATAGATGGTCCTGCTGGAGCAGGAAAGAGTACTGTAGCCCAAATTCTAGCTCACCGTCTTCATTATAATTATATTGATACTGGAGCTATGTATCGTGGAATTGCCTGGAAAACAATAAAAAGTGATGTTTTAAATGATGAAGTAGCCATTGGAAACATCGCTCAGGATATTAATATTGGATTACATTATGGTGATGGTAAAACCACAGTATTTGTTGACGGTCGTGATGTCACTGCTGAAATTCGTACACCTGAAGTTTCTCGTATCGTATCAGAAATTGCTCAAATTAAATCCGTGCGCGATGCTATGCTCAAATTACAACGTAAGATGGCAGGCTGTGGGGGAGTTGTTATGGATGGTCGTGATATTGGCACTCATGTATTACCTAATGCAGATGTAAAGATATTTCTAACGGCATCGATTAAAGAGCGGGCAGAGCGTCGTTGGCGAGAGTTAACGGAAAAGGGCTTTAAGGTAAATCTAGAAGAACTTGAACAAGAAATTATGGCTCGCGATAAAAATGATTCTGAACGTGAATTCGCTCCCTTAATACAAGCGTCAGATGCTGTGTTAATTGATACTACCACTCTTTCCATACAAGAAGCAGTGGAGGCAATCACAAAACTTTGTGAGGAGAGAAAAAGTCTTGTATAG
- the aroA gene encoding 3-phosphoshikimate 1-carboxyvinyltransferase, giving the protein MLENITISPKGGLSGSINIPGDKSISHRSVMFAALASTPVVIKNFLYAEDCLSTVSCMQKLGAKIEKDEENNLHVLGQGLYGLKEPEDILDAGNSGTTLRLLSGILIGQPFFSVLTGDASLRSRPMARVVTPLRMMGGEITGRQDTRYVPISIIKSKKEKIIGIEYTMPMASAQVKSAILLATLFASSPSTITEPYVSRDHTELMLETFGVKVARQGTSVNINPASQLHAPGEINVPGDISSAAFWLVGATIIPDSHLTLINVGINPTRTGILDVLKEMGANISIENQRFSGAELVADLVVKSAKLKGTTIDGAIIPRLIDEIPILSVAALFADGRTIIRGAEELRVKETDRLKAVASELGKMGAIMTETDDGLIIDGPQKMQFANCESYHDHRIAMALAIAGAASLGVNIHKHTCANISYPNFFATLENIRK; this is encoded by the coding sequence ATGTTAGAAAATATAACGATAAGTCCCAAAGGCGGTTTATCTGGTAGTATAAATATTCCAGGAGATAAATCCATTTCTCATCGAAGTGTTATGTTTGCAGCACTTGCGTCTACACCTGTAGTTATAAAAAACTTTTTATATGCAGAAGATTGTTTATCAACAGTTAGTTGTATGCAAAAATTAGGTGCTAAAATCGAAAAAGACGAAGAGAATAATTTGCACGTATTGGGTCAAGGACTATACGGTCTGAAAGAGCCCGAAGATATTCTTGATGCTGGAAATTCTGGAACCACATTACGCTTATTATCAGGTATTTTAATTGGACAGCCTTTCTTTAGCGTGTTGACTGGTGACGCCTCTTTACGCAGCAGACCTATGGCTAGGGTTGTAACTCCTTTGAGAATGATGGGTGGCGAAATCACCGGACGCCAAGATACAAGATACGTACCCATTTCAATTATTAAAAGTAAAAAAGAGAAAATTATTGGTATAGAATATACTATGCCAATGGCTAGTGCACAGGTAAAATCGGCGATCTTGCTGGCAACCTTATTTGCAAGCAGCCCTAGCACCATTACCGAACCCTATGTATCTCGTGATCATACTGAGTTGATGTTGGAGACTTTTGGTGTAAAAGTAGCAAGACAGGGCACGAGTGTTAACATTAACCCTGCATCTCAGTTACATGCGCCAGGTGAAATAAATGTACCTGGAGATATAAGTTCAGCAGCCTTTTGGTTAGTAGGGGCAACCATCATTCCTGATAGTCATTTAACTCTTATAAATGTCGGCATAAACCCGACACGTACAGGAATCCTGGATGTTCTTAAAGAAATGGGCGCAAATATTTCAATTGAAAATCAACGCTTTAGTGGTGCAGAACTTGTAGCTGATCTTGTTGTAAAATCTGCCAAACTAAAAGGTACCACAATTGATGGCGCGATTATTCCAAGATTGATTGATGAAATACCAATCTTGTCTGTTGCAGCATTATTTGCAGATGGAAGAACGATTATTCGTGGTGCAGAAGAATTAAGAGTAAAAGAAACAGATCGACTAAAGGCAGTCGCCAGCGAATTAGGAAAAATGGGGGCCATTATGACGGAAACAGATGATGGTTTAATTATTGATGGCCCTCAGAAGATGCAATTTGCTAATTGTGAATCTTATCATGATCACCGAATAGCAATGGCACTCGCTATCGCAGGTGCTGCTTCTTTGGGAGTAAACATTCATAAGCATACTTGTGCTAATATTTCTTATCCTAATTTTTTTGCAACTTTAGAAAATATTAGAAAATAA
- a CDS encoding DUF5359 family protein, whose protein sequence is MNKSKDSWMIRSEAILLRIIVICMMILVVSQLLLFKEETRSYLSKVDKMEGEQLNTAMPLYADTPLQIKEEATAIKNYQSMLRKSKVILLHMVKPSENAKVYVVVNGKRTSDFIKGNSKVTVYDGDYLEIDTTELEQPVQFIIKIPEKDLLSPVDGLIVEGSKGILTIGKIKFKNE, encoded by the coding sequence GTGAATAAATCAAAAGACAGCTGGATGATACGTAGCGAAGCCATTTTATTACGCATCATAGTTATTTGTATGATGATATTAGTTGTATCCCAACTCTTGTTATTTAAAGAAGAAACACGATCTTACTTATCAAAAGTTGACAAAATGGAAGGTGAACAACTTAATACTGCTATGCCTTTATACGCAGATACCCCCTTGCAAATTAAAGAAGAAGCTACCGCCATAAAAAATTATCAAAGTATGTTACGAAAAAGTAAGGTTATTCTTCTCCATATGGTAAAACCATCTGAAAATGCAAAGGTTTATGTGGTTGTAAATGGAAAAAGGACTAGTGATTTTATTAAAGGAAATAGTAAAGTTACCGTATATGATGGGGATTATCTTGAGATTGATACTACTGAATTAGAACAACCAGTCCAATTTATTATTAAAATTCCGGAAAAAGATTTACTTTCTCCCGTAGATGGTTTAATAGTGGAAGGAAGTAAGGGCATTTTGACTATTGGCAAAATAAAATTTAAGAATGAATAG
- a CDS encoding NAD(P)/FAD-dependent oxidoreductase: protein MRNIIVVGGGAAGMMAAVSASQNGGKVIVLEKMASLGRKLSITGKGRCNITNIAEKEIIIKNIPGNGAFIYSSLHKFGNQDIIDFLHHYGVMTKIERGGRVFPVSDQAKDVVSAFLKAFKDLNIEVVTGQQVKRILTHNGKVTGVLANNNVKYDAEAVIMTTGGSSYPGTGSSGDGYRMSEAVGHTIIPLKPSLVPLEVGEDWIRELQGLSLKNVSASVIFAGKKVADDFGEMLFTHYGLSGPIILSLSKKVAELLNHHPNEEILMEINLKPALSAEILDKRIQRDFEKFTRKQLKNSLSELLPAKLINVVIDLAHLDPDKFVHQITKSERVRLQEQITKLTFTITATRPVSEAIVTAGGVYVKEINPKTMESKIVKGLFFAGEVIDIDGYTGGFNLQAAFSTGYVAGYNAAKYDYISGEA from the coding sequence ATGAGGAACATTATTGTAGTTGGCGGTGGTGCTGCCGGTATGATGGCTGCAGTTAGTGCTAGTCAAAATGGTGGTAAAGTCATTGTTTTGGAAAAAATGGCTTCTTTAGGAAGAAAATTATCGATTACCGGTAAAGGTAGATGTAATATTACTAACATTGCTGAAAAAGAGATCATTATTAAAAACATTCCAGGAAATGGAGCATTTATTTATAGTTCTTTACATAAGTTTGGTAACCAGGATATTATAGACTTTTTACATCATTATGGTGTTATGACTAAAATCGAAAGAGGTGGGCGGGTTTTCCCGGTTAGTGATCAGGCCAAGGATGTCGTTAGTGCCTTTTTAAAGGCCTTTAAAGATCTAAATATTGAAGTAGTAACGGGGCAGCAGGTAAAAAGAATCCTTACACATAATGGTAAGGTAACAGGAGTGCTTGCTAACAATAATGTAAAGTATGATGCTGAAGCCGTAATCATGACCACAGGTGGTTCTTCTTATCCGGGAACCGGTTCTTCTGGTGATGGGTATCGTATGAGTGAAGCCGTTGGGCATACGATTATTCCATTAAAACCATCATTAGTGCCACTAGAAGTAGGTGAAGATTGGATTCGTGAATTACAAGGGCTTTCCTTAAAAAATGTCTCAGCTAGTGTCATCTTTGCAGGGAAAAAAGTAGCAGATGATTTTGGTGAGATGTTATTTACTCATTATGGTTTATCCGGTCCTATTATTTTGTCATTAAGCAAAAAAGTAGCTGAACTATTGAATCATCATCCTAATGAAGAAATACTGATGGAAATTAACTTAAAGCCAGCTTTATCAGCAGAAATACTTGACAAGCGCATCCAACGAGATTTTGAAAAATTTACTCGTAAGCAATTAAAAAATTCTCTTAGTGAGTTATTGCCGGCCAAATTAATTAATGTTGTCATCGATTTGGCTCATCTTGATCCTGATAAATTTGTACATCAAATTACTAAAAGTGAGCGTGTACGTTTGCAGGAACAGATTACTAAATTAACTTTTACGATAACAGCGACACGACCAGTTAGTGAGGCAATTGTTACAGCAGGCGGAGTCTATGTAAAGGAGATAAATCCTAAAACAATGGAATCAAAAATTGTAAAAGGATTATTTTTTGCTGGTGAAGTAATTGATATTGATGGCTATACTGGTGGTTTTAATTTACAAGCTGCTTTTTCTACTGGCTATGTAGCAGGTTACAATGCAGCCAAATATGATTACATAAGTGGGGAAGCCTGA
- a CDS encoding pseudouridine synthase produces the protein MLERLQKIISQAGIASRRESEKIIQQGRVSVNGKVVTELGTKVIPGKDRVAVDGKLISGEKLVYILLYKPKGILTTLKDPQDRKTVASLVTDIPQRIYPVGRLDYNTEGLLLLTNDGALTNALIHPSKKIDKTYIAKVAGRPSQEKIDLLRIGIRLEDGVTAPAIIDEMEFERERNLTSFRITIHEGKNRQIRRMFEAIGSDVKQLKRVKFAFLTLEGLRRGGYRHLLPQEVEALQNINK, from the coding sequence ATGTTAGAACGTTTGCAGAAAATTATCAGTCAAGCTGGAATTGCTTCCAGAAGGGAATCGGAGAAAATTATACAGCAAGGTCGGGTATCCGTAAATGGTAAAGTAGTTACCGAGTTAGGTACTAAAGTCATTCCCGGTAAAGATCGGGTTGCCGTGGATGGTAAACTTATTTCAGGAGAAAAACTGGTATATATTTTACTATATAAACCAAAGGGAATCTTAACCACATTAAAAGATCCTCAAGATCGTAAAACAGTGGCATCATTGGTCACTGATATCCCACAGCGTATTTACCCTGTAGGTAGACTTGATTATAACACGGAAGGTTTACTGCTACTAACTAATGATGGTGCACTTACCAATGCTCTAATTCATCCCAGCAAAAAAATTGATAAAACATATATTGCTAAAGTTGCTGGTAGACCTTCTCAAGAAAAAATCGATTTACTGCGAATTGGTATTCGATTAGAAGATGGTGTGACAGCTCCTGCAATAATTGATGAAATGGAATTTGAGCGTGAGAGAAATCTAACCAGTTTTAGAATTACCATTCATGAGGGAAAGAATCGTCAAATTCGCCGTATGTTTGAAGCTATTGGTTCTGATGTAAAACAACTCAAGCGGGTTAAATTTGCTTTTTTAACACTGGAAGGGTTACGCCGAGGAGGGTATAGGCATTTATTGCCTCAAGAAGTGGAAGCATTACAGAACATTAATAAATGA